From Pararhodobacter zhoushanensis, the proteins below share one genomic window:
- a CDS encoding LacI family DNA-binding transcriptional regulator — protein sequence MIPPRNADHRRPLTLRDVSEACGVSEMTVSRVLRNREDVSPATREKVLASARALGYVPNKIAGGLASQQVNLVAVIVPSLSNMVFPEVLGGISAALEDSGLQPVFGVTQYSVEKEENVLYEMLSWRPTGVILAGLEHTDAARAMLENAGIPIIEIMDSDGEPIDSVVGISHRGAGRQMAEAIVKAGYRKIGFLGTKMTDDHRARKRLEGLTEGLAEHGIELVDTEFYSGGSALKKGRELTEAILTRNPDLDFLYYSNDMIGAGGLLYCLEKGYDIPGKLGLAGFNGTDFLDGLPMKLATIDACRREIGEKAANIIAGKGYDDGVIGGHRIELTPRLDPGDTIRR from the coding sequence ATGATCCCACCGCGCAATGCCGACCATCGGCGCCCCCTGACGCTGCGAGACGTCTCAGAAGCGTGCGGCGTCAGTGAGATGACCGTCAGCCGCGTGCTGCGCAACCGCGAAGATGTCTCACCGGCGACGCGCGAAAAGGTGCTCGCCTCGGCCCGGGCGCTTGGCTACGTGCCCAACAAGATCGCGGGCGGGCTGGCCTCGCAGCAGGTCAATCTGGTGGCGGTGATCGTGCCCTCGCTGTCGAACATGGTGTTCCCCGAAGTTCTGGGCGGTATCTCGGCCGCGCTTGAGGACAGCGGGCTGCAGCCGGTGTTCGGCGTGACGCAATACTCGGTCGAGAAAGAGGAGAACGTCCTTTACGAGATGCTCTCGTGGCGGCCCACGGGCGTGATCCTTGCCGGGCTGGAACACACCGACGCGGCGCGCGCCATGCTGGAGAACGCCGGAATCCCGATCATCGAGATCATGGACAGCGACGGCGAGCCGATCGACTCGGTGGTTGGCATCTCGCATCGCGGGGCCGGGCGGCAGATGGCCGAGGCGATCGTCAAGGCGGGTTATCGCAAGATCGGTTTTCTGGGCACCAAGATGACCGACGATCACCGCGCCCGCAAACGGCTGGAGGGGCTGACCGAAGGTCTGGCCGAGCATGGCATCGAGCTGGTGGATACCGAGTTCTATTCGGGCGGTTCGGCGCTGAAAAAGGGCCGTGAGCTGACCGAAGCGATCCTGACGCGCAACCCGGATCTGGATTTCCTTTATTACTCGAACGACATGATCGGCGCAGGCGGGCTGCTCTATTGCCTTGAGAAAGGCTATGACATCCCCGGCAAGCTGGGTCTGGCAGGCTTTAACGGCACCGATTTCCTCGACGGGCTGCCGATGAAGCTGGCGACCATCGACGCCTGCCGCCGCGAGATTGGCGAGAAGGCGGCGAATATCATCGCGGGCAAGGGCTATGATGACGGGGTGATCGGCGGTCACCGGATCGAGCTGACGCCGCGGCTTGATCCGGGCGACACGATCCGCCGCTGA
- a CDS encoding ammonium transporter, which yields MNLKKILPLAALVAVVPLALYAQDAAVAEVDVTPPNEEIGYIFTTFMFLVTGFLVMWMAAGFSMLEAGLVRSKNVTMQSLKNVALFAIAAIMYYLVGYNLMYPGDGWTIPNMLGAFSMAVMEPVGGSADTDLTYASVGSDFFFQLMFCATTASIVSGTLAERIKLWPFLIFTVVLTGFIYPIQASWKWGGGFLDADYGFLDFAGSTVVHSVGGWSALAGALILGPRLGKYKDGRVNPMPGSNLTLATLGTFILWLGWFGFNGGSQLYMDTAGNVADISRIFANTNTAAAGGALAALIMTQLMYKKPDLTMVLNGALAGLVSITAEPLTPGLGAATLIGAFGGILVVLAVPLLDKLKIDDVVGAIPVHLVCGIWGTLAVLITNPDATVTGQVVPIIIVGVFTFVVAAVVWYILKLTMGLRVSEEDEILGLDKAELGMEAYPEFYRG from the coding sequence ATGAACCTGAAGAAAATCCTTCCCCTGGCGGCTCTGGTGGCGGTTGTGCCGCTGGCGCTGTATGCCCAGGACGCTGCGGTTGCCGAAGTCGACGTGACTCCGCCGAACGAAGAAATCGGCTATATTTTCACCACCTTCATGTTCCTTGTGACCGGCTTTCTGGTCATGTGGATGGCCGCTGGCTTCTCGATGCTGGAAGCGGGTCTGGTGCGTTCCAAGAACGTCACCATGCAGTCGCTCAAGAACGTCGCGCTCTTCGCGATTGCCGCGATCATGTACTACCTCGTCGGCTATAACCTGATGTACCCGGGCGACGGCTGGACCATCCCCAACATGCTCGGCGCCTTCTCGATGGCCGTGATGGAACCCGTCGGCGGCAGCGCCGATACCGACCTGACCTATGCGTCGGTTGGCTCGGACTTCTTCTTCCAGCTGATGTTCTGCGCCACGACCGCCTCGATCGTGTCGGGCACCCTGGCCGAGCGCATCAAACTGTGGCCGTTCCTGATCTTCACGGTCGTGCTGACCGGCTTCATCTACCCGATCCAGGCGTCGTGGAAATGGGGCGGTGGCTTCCTGGATGCGGATTACGGCTTCCTCGACTTCGCCGGCTCGACCGTCGTTCACTCGGTCGGTGGCTGGTCGGCTCTGGCCGGTGCGCTGATCCTCGGGCCGCGTCTGGGCAAATACAAGGACGGCCGCGTCAACCCGATGCCCGGTTCGAACCTGACGCTCGCCACCTTGGGTACGTTCATCCTGTGGCTCGGCTGGTTCGGTTTCAACGGCGGCTCGCAGCTGTACATGGACACCGCCGGCAACGTTGCTGACATCTCGCGCATCTTTGCGAACACCAACACGGCTGCTGCCGGTGGCGCGCTGGCCGCGCTGATCATGACCCAGCTGATGTACAAGAAGCCTGACCTCACCATGGTGCTGAACGGCGCGCTGGCTGGTCTGGTGTCGATCACCGCCGAGCCGCTGACCCCCGGTCTGGGCGCTGCAACGCTGATCGGTGCCTTCGGTGGTATCCTGGTCGTTCTGGCGGTGCCGCTGCTCGACAAACTGAAGATCGACGACGTCGTCGGCGCGATCCCGGTTCACCTGGTCTGCGGCATCTGGGGTACGCTGGCTGTGCTGATCACCAACCCCGATGCGACCGTCACCGGTCAGGTCGTTCCGATCATCATCGTGGGTGTCTTCACCTTCGTGGTGGCTGCGGTTGTCTGGTACATCCTGAAGCTGACCATGGGCCTGCGTGTCTCGGAAGAAGACGAGATCCTCGGTCTCGACAAAGCCGAACTGGGCATGGAAGCCTATCCTGAGTTCTACCGCGGCTGA
- a CDS encoding P-II family nitrogen regulator, with the protein MKYIIAAIKPFKLEEVREALTAIGVRGLMVTEIKGFGTQSGHTEIYRGAEYAVNFVPKVKLEIAVPDSLAEQVVETLSRTARTGKIGDGKVFVLDLEQATRVRTGEAGDDAL; encoded by the coding sequence GTGAAGTACATCATTGCAGCAATCAAGCCGTTCAAGCTGGAGGAGGTGCGCGAGGCGCTCACCGCCATCGGCGTTCGCGGGTTGATGGTTACCGAGATCAAAGGCTTCGGCACTCAGTCGGGTCACACGGAAATCTATCGCGGCGCTGAATACGCCGTGAATTTTGTTCCGAAAGTTAAGCTCGAAATCGCCGTGCCTGACAGCCTGGCCGAGCAAGTCGTCGAGACGCTCTCGCGGACCGCGCGCACCGGCAAGATCGGTGACGGCAAGGTCTTCGTGCTGGATCTGGAACAAGCAACTCGTGTGCGTACCGGCGAAGCCGGCGACGACGCGCTCTGA
- a CDS encoding transglycosylase domain-containing protein, with protein sequence MAGNGTRRPPLVADQRTPAPRAQSGGQRRSGGGGGGGGKRRPPRRAPKRGGNWFTRVFGGLLRLIWRVLWGFTWRVTALGVLVMAAATFYFYTTMPNDVVAMMDGRARGSVTMLDADGQVFAWRGENFGGFTPSTEVSPNLRNAIVATEDRRFWWHFGVSPRGIAGAIAGNIAAGRGPFQGAGGSTITQQVAKLLCLGRAYDPDIWPTEAEYESDCREGTVWRKIQELPYAFALELRYTKDEILSIYINRAFLGAGSRGFEAASERYFGHSASEMRPAEGAMLAGLLVAPSYYAPTRNLERAQARAGIVLGLMHEQGYITDAQLADARANPATLHDAAESPTGGFFADWVMQSGPAWLTRDTTEDVTIQTTLDQRIQQAAEEAVRQVFADRVRDGSEAEAAVLVMSADGAVRGMVGGRSYITGGFNRATQAQRQTGSAFKPFVYALAMDDGYQPYDMVEDAPLTITVPGSGPWSPRNYSNQFLGMMTLAEALARSENIPAVRISEAMGRERVRQAANAFGLHSDLAEGPALALGASEATLLDMTSAFAGILNGGSSVRPYGFTSLTLAGERAPLMTIGSGIGERVISEDAAHRLVWMMTQVLEGPYGTGRRARLPDGRQAAGKTGTTNSARDAWFVGFTADYVAGVWMGNDDNTPLAGVTGGGLPAEIWRETMVRINDGMPLHPLPMVVPQPPALEPPTTRGAPGATQGGNGNLGDAVLGILNGILGGN encoded by the coding sequence ATGGCAGGCAACGGCACTCGACGTCCCCCTCTGGTGGCGGATCAGCGGACCCCGGCACCCCGGGCGCAAAGCGGCGGTCAACGTCGCTCGGGCGGGGGTGGTGGCGGTGGCGGAAAACGCCGCCCGCCGCGCCGGGCGCCTAAACGCGGGGGCAACTGGTTCACACGGGTGTTCGGCGGTTTGCTGCGTCTGATCTGGCGCGTCCTTTGGGGGTTCACCTGGCGTGTTACCGCGCTGGGCGTGCTGGTGATGGCCGCCGCGACCTTCTATTTCTACACCACCATGCCGAATGATGTCGTCGCGATGATGGACGGTCGCGCGCGCGGATCGGTGACGATGCTGGATGCCGACGGTCAAGTCTTTGCGTGGCGCGGTGAAAATTTCGGCGGCTTTACCCCGTCGACCGAGGTGTCACCGAACCTGCGCAATGCCATCGTTGCAACCGAGGACCGGCGCTTCTGGTGGCACTTCGGCGTCAGCCCGCGCGGGATCGCCGGGGCCATCGCCGGCAACATCGCCGCCGGGCGCGGGCCGTTTCAGGGGGCCGGTGGGTCGACCATCACGCAGCAGGTCGCCAAGCTGCTGTGTCTGGGCCGCGCCTATGACCCCGACATCTGGCCGACCGAGGCTGAATACGAATCCGACTGCCGCGAAGGTACGGTCTGGCGCAAGATTCAGGAGCTGCCCTACGCCTTTGCGCTGGAGCTGCGCTATACCAAGGACGAAATCCTCTCGATCTATATCAACCGCGCCTTCCTTGGCGCCGGGTCGCGCGGGTTCGAAGCGGCTTCCGAGCGGTACTTTGGCCATTCCGCCAGCGAAATGCGCCCGGCTGAGGGGGCGATGCTTGCCGGTCTGCTGGTCGCACCCAGCTATTACGCGCCGACGCGCAACCTTGAGCGTGCGCAGGCCCGCGCCGGTATCGTGCTGGGGCTGATGCATGAACAAGGCTACATCACCGACGCGCAACTTGCCGACGCCCGTGCCAATCCGGCGACCCTGCACGATGCGGCGGAAAGCCCGACGGGCGGGTTCTTTGCCGATTGGGTGATGCAATCCGGTCCCGCCTGGCTGACCCGCGACACGACCGAGGATGTGACGATCCAGACGACGCTGGACCAGCGCATTCAGCAAGCCGCCGAAGAGGCGGTCAGGCAGGTCTTCGCCGACCGCGTGCGCGACGGGTCCGAGGCCGAGGCGGCCGTGCTCGTCATGTCCGCCGATGGCGCCGTACGCGGCATGGTGGGCGGGCGCAGCTATATCACCGGGGGCTTCAACCGCGCCACGCAAGCGCAGCGTCAGACCGGCTCGGCGTTCAAACCCTTTGTCTATGCGCTGGCGATGGATGACGGCTATCAGCCCTATGACATGGTTGAGGATGCGCCGCTGACGATCACCGTGCCCGGGTCCGGTCCGTGGTCACCGCGCAACTATTCCAACCAGTTTCTGGGAATGATGACGCTGGCCGAGGCGCTGGCGCGGTCCGAGAACATCCCCGCCGTGCGGATTTCCGAAGCGATGGGCCGCGAGCGGGTGCGACAGGCAGCGAACGCCTTTGGCCTGCACTCGGATCTGGCCGAAGGCCCGGCGCTGGCACTGGGTGCCAGTGAAGCGACGCTGCTCGACATGACCTCGGCCTTTGCCGGTATTCTGAACGGGGGCAGTTCGGTCAGGCCGTATGGCTTCACCTCGCTCACACTGGCCGGAGAGCGTGCGCCGCTGATGACGATCGGCTCGGGCATCGGTGAGCGGGTGATCAGCGAAGACGCGGCACACCGTCTGGTCTGGATGATGACGCAGGTGCTGGAAGGGCCCTATGGCACCGGTCGTCGTGCGCGGCTGCCCGATGGGCGGCAGGCGGCGGGCAAGACCGGCACCACCAACTCGGCGCGCGATGCGTGGTTCGTCGGCTTTACCGCTGACTACGTCGCCGGCGTCTGGATGGGCAATGACGACAACACGCCCCTTGCAGGCGTGACCGGCGGCGGGTTGCCCGCCGAGATCTGGCGCGAGACCATGGTGCGCATCAACGATGGCATGCCGCTGCATCCGCTGCCCATGGTCGTGCCGCAACCGCCCGCACTGGAGCCGCCGACAACCCGGGGCGCGCCCGGTGCCACGCAAGGCGGCAACGGCAATCTGGGCGATGCGGTCCTGGGGATCCTGAATGGCATTCTGGGCGGGAACTGA
- a CDS encoding MlaC/ttg2D family ABC transporter substrate-binding protein, whose translation MPTFKPTRRSLLATMAAATALPLLPRTAVAMTQGQASELITSVMRDVHGIINSGASEARMIGQFADLFDRYGDVPVIARSVLGPPARSASAAQMAAFTTAFRDYLSRKYGRQFRRFVGASVEVTGAREVQSFYEVITTMTMRGDAPFEVRWQVSDRSGRDLFFNLIIEGVNLLAAERQEIGTMLERRGGNIDQMIADLRQAG comes from the coding sequence ATGCCGACTTTTAAGCCAACCCGCCGCTCGCTGCTGGCCACCATGGCCGCAGCCACCGCGCTGCCCTTGCTGCCCCGCACTGCTGTGGCGATGACCCAGGGACAGGCGAGCGAGCTGATTACCAGCGTGATGCGCGACGTTCACGGGATCATCAACTCGGGCGCGTCGGAAGCACGGATGATCGGGCAGTTTGCCGATCTGTTCGACCGCTATGGCGATGTGCCGGTGATTGCGCGCTCGGTTCTGGGGCCGCCCGCGCGCAGCGCCAGTGCCGCGCAGATGGCGGCGTTCACCACGGCCTTCCGCGACTACCTGTCGCGCAAATATGGCCGCCAGTTCCGCCGGTTCGTCGGCGCCTCGGTCGAGGTGACGGGTGCGCGCGAGGTGCAGAGCTTCTATGAGGTCATCACCACGATGACCATGCGCGGCGATGCCCCGTTCGAGGTGCGCTGGCAGGTGTCAGACCGCAGCGGGCGCGACCTGTTCTTCAACCTGATCATCGAGGGCGTGAACCTGCTGGCGGCCGAACGCCAAGAGATCGGCACCATGCTGGAACGGCGCGGCGGCAATATCGACCAGATGATCGCGGATCTGCGTCAGGCAGGCTGA
- a CDS encoding MlaA family lipoprotein, translated as MAIATREHGGLMALVLVGLVAGCASPTVAPGFNDPFESTNRAWFEHNMALSGALTGGDEPAPAVAPVTDATTVVAPAPHRSSRFRRIVGNFGGNLGQPSVILNDLLQVRPDRAVENTLRFVINTTVGLGGLFDPAGHMGIHGRSTDFGETLHRWGAGEGAYMVLPVFGPSTERDTAGLVVDAFINPLRFVLPQPESSLTSIARIGGRLADAAEYSDILDANVINTADPYAQARLLYLQTRRYHLGIEAEDEIIDPYADF; from the coding sequence ATGGCGATTGCGACACGCGAACATGGGGGGCTGATGGCTCTGGTGCTGGTCGGGCTGGTTGCCGGCTGCGCCAGCCCAACGGTCGCGCCCGGCTTCAACGACCCGTTCGAGAGCACGAACCGCGCATGGTTCGAGCACAACATGGCGCTGAGCGGCGCCCTGACCGGCGGTGACGAACCGGCACCGGCCGTCGCTCCTGTCACGGACGCGACCACCGTGGTCGCCCCGGCGCCGCACCGCTCGAGCCGGTTTCGCCGCATCGTTGGCAATTTCGGCGGGAATCTGGGCCAACCCTCGGTGATCCTGAACGATCTGCTGCAAGTGCGCCCGGACCGGGCCGTCGAAAACACCCTCCGCTTTGTGATCAACACCACCGTTGGTCTGGGCGGGCTGTTCGACCCTGCCGGGCATATGGGCATCCATGGTCGCAGCACCGATTTCGGCGAAACGCTGCATCGCTGGGGTGCCGGAGAAGGGGCGTACATGGTGCTGCCGGTCTTTGGCCCCTCGACCGAGCGCGACACCGCCGGGCTGGTCGTCGACGCCTTCATCAACCCGCTGCGGTTTGTCCTGCCTCAGCCCGAATCGAGCCTGACCTCGATCGCGCGCATTGGCGGCAGACTGGCCGATGCGGCCGAGTATTCGGACATACTCGACGCGAATGTGATCAATACCGCCGACCCCTATGCCCAGGCGCGGCTTCTCTACTTGCAGACGCGGCGGTATCATCTTGGGATTGAAGCTGAGGACGAGATCATTGACCCCTATGCCGACTTTTAA
- a CDS encoding type I secretion system permease/ATPase yields the protein MPNRITAGNWTAELRGLWLAVLVFGAVSNLLILTGPIFMLQVYDRVLTGRSTATLIVLFALVAFVYAMMAGIDTARAQVMVRIGARTRHALEQRVFEASLRARLRDPPDPRAAMAMQDLDTVQRVLGSTVAQAAFDLPWTLVFLAILYAVHPALGWLAVGGSVVLAVQAFAGHLAQRRLLGDARHEGAAADQLQAAIENEGSDRVAGLTPDVIARWLGHRDHALAALLRTADGSVRSSALARTFRLFLQSATLALGAWLVLQEQLSPGLMVGASILLGRALAPVEQLAAHWSTLHAALTGWRRLDAFLRATGRPVEPVLGSFDGALSVRGLVVVPQGRREAVLRLHGFEVSPGRALGVIGPGGSGKSLFARVLAGSVPPSAGVLRQGQVPLSKVPVNRIGFLPQRFGLLPGTIAETISRHAPGADPARIEAAARLAGAHPGIAALFAGYETPTAPDAAHLPGGLLQRIGLARAYYGDPALVVLDEPNAHLDADAQAAFNTAIRELKARGAVIVITALRPASISECDDLLVLDGGVQTGFGPRDIILRQMVRNHVAVVPAGREP from the coding sequence ATGCCGAACCGGATCACAGCCGGTAACTGGACAGCAGAATTGCGCGGGCTCTGGCTGGCGGTTTTGGTTTTCGGCGCGGTGTCAAATCTGCTCATCCTGACCGGTCCGATCTTCATGCTGCAGGTCTATGACCGTGTGCTGACCGGGCGCTCGACGGCCACCTTGATCGTGCTCTTTGCACTGGTTGCCTTTGTCTATGCGATGATGGCCGGGATCGACACGGCGCGTGCGCAGGTGATGGTCCGCATCGGCGCGCGCACCCGGCATGCGCTGGAACAGCGCGTGTTCGAAGCCAGCTTGCGCGCCCGCCTGCGCGACCCGCCCGATCCCCGCGCCGCTATGGCGATGCAGGATCTGGATACGGTGCAGCGCGTCCTGGGCTCGACCGTGGCGCAGGCGGCGTTTGATCTGCCATGGACGCTGGTGTTTCTGGCCATCCTTTATGCTGTGCATCCGGCCTTGGGTTGGCTGGCGGTGGGCGGCAGTGTCGTGCTGGCCGTTCAGGCCTTTGCCGGGCATCTGGCCCAGCGCCGACTGCTTGGCGACGCCCGGCATGAGGGGGCCGCCGCCGACCAGCTGCAAGCCGCGATTGAGAATGAGGGCAGCGATCGCGTTGCCGGCCTGACCCCCGATGTCATCGCCCGCTGGCTTGGGCACCGTGATCACGCGCTGGCGGCGCTTTTGCGCACGGCGGATGGCTCGGTGCGCTCTTCGGCTTTGGCGCGGACGTTCCGGCTGTTCCTGCAATCGGCGACGCTGGCGCTGGGGGCCTGGCTGGTCCTGCAGGAGCAGCTTTCACCGGGCCTGATGGTCGGCGCGTCGATCCTGCTTGGGCGGGCGCTGGCCCCGGTCGAGCAACTGGCGGCGCATTGGAGCACGCTGCACGCCGCGCTGACCGGATGGCGCCGCCTGGACGCGTTCTTGCGCGCCACGGGTCGCCCGGTCGAGCCGGTGCTCGGGTCTTTTGACGGCGCGCTCAGCGTGCGCGGTCTGGTCGTGGTGCCGCAAGGCCGGCGCGAAGCCGTGCTGCGCCTCCACGGGTTCGAAGTATCGCCGGGCCGCGCGCTGGGTGTGATTGGACCGGGCGGCTCGGGCAAGAGCCTGTTCGCCCGCGTGCTGGCCGGATCGGTTCCGCCTTCCGCCGGCGTGCTGCGGCAGGGGCAGGTGCCACTGTCCAAAGTGCCCGTTAACCGCATCGGCTTTCTGCCTCAGCGCTTCGGGCTCTTGCCGGGCACCATCGCCGAGACGATCTCGCGTCACGCGCCCGGTGCGGATCCGGCCCGGATCGAAGCCGCGGCCCGGTTGGCTGGTGCGCATCCGGGCATCGCCGCCCTGTTCGCGGGCTATGAGACCCCGACCGCGCCTGACGCCGCGCACCTGCCGGGTGGCTTGCTGCAGCGCATCGGGCTGGCGCGCGCCTATTACGGCGACCCGGCGCTGGTGGTGCTGGATGAACCCAATGCCCATCTCGATGCCGATGCACAGGCCGCCTTCAACACCGCAATTCGTGAGCTCAAGGCACGCGGCGCGGTGATCGTCATCACCGCGCTACGCCCCGCCTCGATCTCGGAATGTGATGACCTTCTGGTGCTCGATGGTGGTGTGCAGACCGGCTTTGGTCCTCGCGACATCATTCTACGTCAAATGGTCCGCAATCACGTCGCTGTCGTGCCAGCAGGACGAGAGCCATGA
- a CDS encoding HlyD family type I secretion periplasmic adaptor subunit encodes MSAAVPELGAGRAIALGGMACLILLVGIFGWAARASISSAVVATGEVDSTPARHPVQHPDGGVVAQLMVREGDAVIAGQLLIRLNGEQVSNELRFIDTQVRELEARLMRLRAERDTGSFPQVPPDRMQDRAFIAALAAQRRLFDARRDTLERQQAQLVQRRRQTEAELAGLTESRVQMDTEQALLNEELQTLRTLRASGLARAEQVSALARSAARLAGSRAAMVARDAELRGQISEIALQTGSLAAARREEAEQAFADTGMQLIELQARRSALRARLEGLDLRAPTAGVVHDLTVPAVEAVVRPAEVVMQIFADSAPPSLMVRVSPDEIDHVVIGQTATLRFPGLAERNLPDLPAVVTNVSAATFVDERTGVRHFRVSLWPTPESMAILADRDLVPGMSVQAFLTTGERTPLAYLISPLREHFARALREP; translated from the coding sequence ATGAGCGCCGCGGTTCCAGAACTGGGGGCAGGGCGGGCGATTGCCTTGGGGGGCATGGCCTGTCTGATCCTGCTGGTCGGAATTTTCGGCTGGGCAGCGCGGGCGTCCATTTCTTCGGCCGTCGTTGCCACTGGTGAGGTGGATTCAACCCCGGCCCGCCACCCGGTTCAGCACCCCGATGGCGGTGTGGTGGCGCAACTGATGGTCCGTGAAGGGGACGCTGTCATCGCCGGGCAGCTGCTGATCCGGCTGAACGGCGAACAGGTGAGCAATGAACTGCGCTTCATCGACACGCAGGTGCGCGAGCTCGAAGCGCGCCTGATGCGCCTGCGCGCCGAGCGCGATACCGGCAGCTTTCCGCAGGTTCCGCCCGACCGAATGCAAGACCGCGCGTTTATTGCGGCACTGGCAGCGCAGCGGCGGTTGTTCGACGCACGCCGCGACACGCTTGAGCGGCAGCAGGCCCAGTTGGTCCAACGCCGCCGCCAGACCGAGGCTGAGCTGGCCGGTCTGACCGAGAGCCGCGTGCAGATGGATACCGAGCAAGCCTTGCTGAACGAAGAGCTGCAGACGCTGCGCACCCTGCGCGCCAGCGGTCTGGCGCGGGCCGAACAGGTCAGCGCCCTTGCCCGTTCGGCGGCGCGACTGGCGGGGTCGCGGGCCGCCATGGTCGCGCGCGATGCCGAACTGCGCGGGCAGATCTCGGAGATTGCGCTGCAAACGGGTTCCCTGGCCGCCGCCCGGCGCGAAGAGGCGGAGCAGGCCTTCGCCGATACCGGCATGCAGCTTATCGAACTTCAGGCACGCCGGTCTGCGTTGCGCGCCCGGCTAGAGGGTCTGGACCTGCGCGCTCCGACCGCAGGGGTGGTGCATGATCTCACCGTCCCGGCAGTTGAGGCGGTCGTTCGTCCCGCCGAGGTGGTCATGCAGATCTTCGCCGATTCCGCGCCGCCCAGCCTGATGGTGCGCGTCAGCCCCGATGAAATCGACCATGTGGTGATAGGCCAGACCGCCACCCTGCGCTTTCCCGGGCTTGCTGAGCGCAACCTGCCCGATCTGCCTGCCGTCGTGACCAATGTTTCCGCCGCCACGTTCGTCGACGAGCGTACGGGTGTCCGCCATTTCCGCGTCTCCCTCTGGCCGACGCCGGAATCGATGGCGATCCTTGCGGACCGTGATCTGGTGCCGGGCATGTCCGTTCAGGCGTTCCTCACCACCGGCGAACGGACGCCGCTGGCCTATCTGATATCCCCCCTTCGCGAGCATTTCGCCCGGGCCTTGCGCGAACCTTGA
- a CDS encoding RidA family protein → MPHAIEARLAELGLELKSAPAPAANYVPWVISGNQIFVSGQISQTEAGLITGKLGADLSTEQGAQAARACALSLLAQAKSALGGDWSRLRRLVKLTGFVNCTADFTDQPKVINGASDLMVAVLGEAGRHARAAVGAPSLPMGVAVEIEAIFEIA, encoded by the coding sequence ATGCCCCATGCCATCGAAGCTCGCCTTGCCGAATTGGGTCTCGAGTTGAAATCCGCGCCCGCCCCCGCCGCAAATTACGTGCCGTGGGTCATCAGTGGTAACCAGATTTTCGTCTCGGGGCAGATCAGCCAGACCGAAGCCGGCCTGATCACCGGTAAACTGGGCGCCGATCTGAGCACCGAACAGGGTGCACAGGCCGCGCGCGCCTGTGCGCTGTCCCTGCTGGCGCAGGCGAAATCCGCGCTGGGCGGCGACTGGTCGCGGTTGCGCCGACTGGTCAAGCTGACCGGTTTCGTCAATTGCACCGCCGATTTCACCGACCAGCCCAAGGTGATCAACGGGGCATCGGACCTGATGGTCGCGGTGCTGGGAGAGGCGGGTCGCCACGCCCGCGCCGCCGTCGGCGCACCCTCGCTACCGATGGGGGTCGCGGTCGAGATCGAGGCGATTTTCGAGATCGCCTGA
- a CDS encoding glycerophosphodiester phosphodiesterase family protein: MRPSLHPDFLRLPIAHRAFHDAGSRRPENSLPAIRAAIREGYGIEIDLQPSADGQAMVFHDDDLDRLTYDTGAVAGRSMAELQRIRVRSSPEPIPTLRQVLAEVAGRVPLLIEIKDQSGVMGPTNGVLEAAAASALQGYDGPVALMSFNPSSVAHMARLAPEIPRGLTTFAFPASEFPADMGPELNAHREALAAIADFDAVEASFISHHWRDLDRPRVAELKAQGAAVLCWTIRSTEEEAAARRIAQNITFEGYPAAQS; this comes from the coding sequence ATGCGCCCCAGCTTGCACCCAGACTTCCTGCGCCTGCCGATCGCGCACCGCGCCTTCCATGACGCGGGATCGCGCCGCCCCGAAAACTCGCTGCCCGCGATCCGGGCGGCGATCCGCGAAGGCTACGGCATCGAGATCGACCTGCAACCCAGCGCCGACGGTCAGGCGATGGTGTTTCACGACGATGATCTGGACCGGCTGACCTATGACACCGGTGCGGTTGCCGGCCGGTCAATGGCCGAGCTTCAGCGCATCCGCGTGCGCTCGTCGCCCGAGCCGATCCCGACCCTGCGTCAGGTGCTGGCCGAGGTTGCCGGTCGCGTGCCGCTGCTGATCGAGATCAAGGATCAGTCCGGCGTCATGGGGCCGACCAATGGCGTGCTCGAAGCCGCTGCCGCCAGTGCGCTGCAGGGCTACGACGGGCCGGTTGCGCTGATGTCGTTCAATCCCTCGTCCGTGGCCCATATGGCGCGGCTTGCGCCCGAAATCCCGCGCGGGCTGACCACCTTTGCCTTCCCGGCATCTGAGTTCCCGGCCGACATGGGGCCTGAGCTGAACGCACATCGCGAAGCGCTGGCGGCGATTGCCGATTTCGATGCGGTCGAGGCCAGCTTCATCTCGCACCATTGGCGCGATCTGGATCGCCCGCGGGTGGCCGAGCTGAAAGCCCAAGGCGCTGCGGTGCTGTGCTGGACCATCCGCTCGACCGAGGAAGAGGCGGCGGCGCGGCGCATTGCCCAGAACATCACCTTTGAGGGATACCCCGCCGCGCAGTCCTGA